ATCGAAGAAGTGGAAATCGGCAATGCCCTGGCGATTCGTTTCCGCACCAAGGCCTATGTCCTGGACGTGCGCTACGAGACCGCCTTCCGCAGCGACGTGGTGACGCGGGTCACCACCCTGTTCAGGGAGCGCGGGATCCCTCGTCCGCGGATTTTACGTGGCTGACACCGGGGAGGTTGACGTGAATTGCACTTGCCGGTCCGCGGGACAAACCGACAATGGGAGCCAGTCTGTTCCCGGAACCGTCCCGACCATGCTCATCGATGCCACCATGTCCCGTCAGAACTTCCATCATGTGGTGGCGGCCCTGGATGCGCATGTGCCCGGGGGAAGGCTGGATCAGGCGCTCAACGAGTACCGTCTGGAACGCTGCACCGAAGCGGAGCGGATCAACCATTGGCGTTGCGCCGATCTGACCGCCCGGCTTGCCAATCAACAGGGGGATCCGGTACTGCTGGCCCGGGGTTTTCAGGCGCTGGAACAACAGCGCCGGCTGTTCCCCGGCCTGTCGCCGATCCCCGGCGACATTCTGGACCGGGTCAACCAGTACCAGCGCTACCTGTGCCTGCATTCGGAGCTGGGTGACTACCGTCTGCGGATCGGTGCCGAGGAAAGCAGCCTGCAGCTGTTCCGGCGCCCCGGCTTCGAGGGCTACGACGGCCAGGCCCTGGCATTGCTGTATTCCACCTGCCGCCTGCTGGAACGCGGCAGTCCCTTGCGCATACGGCGCGTGACTCTGCGCGCTCATCATGGCGAGCGGGACCGCCGGGATCTGGAGGCGCTGCTGGGCGTGCCGGTGAGCAGCGGGGAAGAGCAGGACGGCGTGGTGTTCAGCAACGCCCACCTGTTGCAACCCTCCGCCACGGCCGGGAGCCTCGACGTCCTTGGCCAGCGTGAACGGCAGCTGCGGCGCATGCAACCCGGCCTCGGCTGGAGCGACTCGGTGCGCGGCCTGCTGCCGACCGTGGTGGGGCTGCCGGGCAAGCCGCTGGCGCTGTGCGCCTCGCTACTGGCGGTGAGCGAACGCACCCTGCAACGGCGGGTGGAAGCGGAGGGGCAGGATTTCCGTTCCCTGCTCAGCACCAGCCGCCGGCAACTGGCGCTGACACTGATGCCCTGGCGTGAGCTCACCACCGAACAACTGGCGGTGCGGCTCGGTTACCGTCAGACGGCGCAGTTTTATCGC
This sequence is a window from Alloalcanivorax dieselolei B5. Protein-coding genes within it:
- a CDS encoding helix-turn-helix transcriptional regulator, which translates into the protein MLIDATMSRQNFHHVVAALDAHVPGGRLDQALNEYRLERCTEAERINHWRCADLTARLANQQGDPVLLARGFQALEQQRRLFPGLSPIPGDILDRVNQYQRYLCLHSELGDYRLRIGAEESSLQLFRRPGFEGYDGQALALLYSTCRLLERGSPLRIRRVTLRAHHGERDRRDLEALLGVPVSSGEEQDGVVFSNAHLLQPSATAGSLDVLGQRERQLRRMQPGLGWSDSVRGLLPTVVGLPGKPLALCASLLAVSERTLQRRVEAEGQDFRSLLSTSRRQLALTLMPWRELTTEQLAVRLGYRQTAQFYRAFRDWFGESPGRKRVALYG